From one Paeniglutamicibacter psychrophenolicus genomic stretch:
- a CDS encoding TerC family protein translates to MSVSPLIWGITVVAILALLAFDYFFHIRKAHVPTLKEASIWSSVYVGIAVLFGILVLVFGGTTMGSEYFAGYITEKALSVDNLFVFLIIIASFRVPREDQQKVLLFGIVFSLIARTGFIFLGAALINSFAWVFYLFGLILLLTAGNLLKPGDHARGQSENFIMRLAKRFLHTTDHFDGDKLFTMHHGKRALTPMLLVMVSIGGTDILFALDSIPAIFGLTQNVYIVFTATAFSLMGLRQLYFLLDGLLDRLIYLSYGLAAILAFIGVKLVLHALHENNLPFINDGEPVPVIEITTALSLGFIIGVLLVTVAVSLLSKAGKAQTAINSARRHAVEFMDLGYTADPAERERVYRLLTQEEAQIQAMDLKYRNKAKDVDKIRALVAEAHRQHDEYPRQ, encoded by the coding sequence ATGAGCGTTTCACCCCTCATCTGGGGCATCACCGTCGTCGCCATTCTGGCCCTGCTCGCCTTCGACTACTTCTTCCACATCCGCAAGGCCCACGTGCCCACGCTCAAGGAAGCCTCCATCTGGTCATCGGTCTATGTGGGGATCGCCGTCCTGTTCGGAATCCTGGTCCTGGTCTTCGGCGGGACCACGATGGGCTCGGAGTACTTCGCCGGCTACATCACGGAGAAGGCGCTGTCGGTCGACAACCTGTTTGTCTTCCTCATCATCATCGCCAGCTTCCGGGTCCCGCGCGAGGACCAGCAAAAGGTCCTGCTCTTCGGCATCGTGTTCTCGCTGATCGCCCGGACCGGTTTCATCTTCCTGGGTGCGGCGCTGATCAATTCCTTCGCCTGGGTGTTCTACCTCTTTGGCCTGATCCTGCTGCTCACCGCCGGCAACCTGCTCAAGCCCGGGGACCACGCGAGGGGCCAGTCGGAGAACTTCATCATGCGCCTGGCCAAGAGGTTCCTGCACACGACCGACCACTTCGACGGCGACAAGCTGTTCACCATGCACCACGGCAAGCGGGCGCTGACCCCCATGCTGTTGGTCATGGTGTCGATCGGCGGCACCGACATCCTGTTCGCGCTGGACTCCATTCCCGCGATCTTCGGCCTGACGCAGAACGTCTACATCGTCTTCACCGCCACGGCCTTTTCGCTGATGGGGCTGCGCCAGCTCTACTTCCTGCTCGATGGCCTGCTGGACCGGCTCATCTACCTCTCCTACGGGCTGGCCGCGATCCTGGCGTTCATCGGCGTCAAGCTGGTGCTCCACGCGCTGCACGAGAACAACCTGCCCTTCATCAACGACGGCGAACCCGTCCCGGTCATCGAGATCACCACGGCCCTGTCCCTCGGCTTCATCATCGGGGTGCTGCTGGTGACGGTGGCCGTGTCCCTGCTGAGCAAGGCGGGAAAGGCACAGACGGCGATCAACAGTGCGCGACGGCATGCCGTTGAATTCATGGACCTCGGCTACACCGCCGATCCCGCCGAGCGCGAACGCGTCTACCGGTTGCTGACGCAGGAGGAGGCGCAAATCCAGGCGATGGACCTGAAATACCGCAACAAGGCCAAGGACGTCGACAAGATCCGCGCGCTGGTGGCCGAGGCACACCGGCAGCACGATGAATACCCGCGGCAATAG
- a CDS encoding ferritin translates to MSTKFNDMLTRQIGIEFAASQQYIAVAVWYDGKDLPQLAKHFYRQSLEERNHAMMMVQYMLDRGINASIPGVEAVRNDFESAEDPLVLALEQELEVTERIKELFALARAEDDPLGEQFMLWFLKEQVEEVASMSTLLNVARRASSLFDVETFLARESVGDSGQSGGSGGTPEAAGGAL, encoded by the coding sequence ATGAGCACGAAGTTCAACGACATGCTGACGCGCCAGATCGGCATTGAGTTCGCCGCCTCCCAGCAGTACATTGCCGTCGCGGTTTGGTACGACGGGAAGGACCTGCCACAGCTGGCGAAACACTTCTACCGCCAATCCCTGGAGGAACGGAACCACGCCATGATGATGGTCCAGTACATGCTGGATCGCGGCATCAATGCCAGCATCCCGGGCGTCGAGGCGGTACGCAACGACTTCGAATCGGCAGAGGATCCGCTGGTGCTGGCGCTCGAACAGGAGCTCGAGGTCACCGAGCGGATCAAGGAGCTCTTTGCCCTGGCCCGTGCCGAGGACGACCCATTGGGCGAACAGTTCATGCTGTGGTTCCTCAAGGAGCAGGTCGAGGAGGTGGCCTCGATGTCGACGCTGCTGAACGTGGCCCGTCGGGCGAGCAGCCTCTTCGATGTCGAAACGTTCCTGGCCCGCGAGTCGGTGGGAGATTCAGGGCAGTCCGGCGGATCGGGCGGGACCCCGGAAGCCGCAGGCGGGGCGTTGTAG
- a CDS encoding isoaspartyl peptidase/L-asparaginase family protein, with amino-acid sequence MRVIEIPSSRKGYTLVLHGGAGGRLTEFSPEEQATYADGLAEAYEAGANVLESGGSALDAVCATVEKLENNSVFNAGRGAALTSKGEAELDASVMTGNGRAGAVAVSRHAKNPVFLARKVMEESEHVLLVSPTEALVESWGLEVVAPSYFVTPPRQQQLAAVRSETLAGSRHGTVGAVALDKRGQLASATSTGGMVNQHEGRVGDTPIIGAGTYARDGVVAVSCTGTGEAFIEGAVAHEIYARMHYAGTPLADAVVSTIEAELVPREADGGIIAVGADGRICVAHNSPDMFAAFEDNGTLTTWT; translated from the coding sequence ATGCGCGTAATCGAAATCCCTTCAAGCCGCAAGGGCTACACATTGGTGTTGCACGGTGGGGCCGGGGGCCGCCTGACGGAGTTTTCACCCGAAGAGCAGGCCACATACGCCGACGGGCTCGCAGAAGCGTACGAGGCCGGGGCAAACGTCCTTGAATCAGGCGGAAGCGCACTCGACGCCGTGTGCGCCACCGTCGAGAAATTGGAAAACAACTCGGTGTTCAATGCAGGGCGCGGAGCGGCGCTGACGTCGAAGGGCGAGGCCGAACTGGATGCTTCGGTCATGACGGGCAACGGGCGTGCCGGCGCGGTGGCCGTGTCCCGACATGCGAAGAACCCCGTGTTCCTCGCCAGGAAGGTCATGGAAGAGAGCGAGCACGTTCTGCTGGTGTCACCGACCGAAGCGCTCGTTGAGTCCTGGGGGCTGGAGGTCGTTGCACCGTCCTACTTCGTGACCCCGCCACGGCAACAGCAACTCGCCGCGGTCCGGTCCGAGACCCTTGCCGGATCGCGCCACGGCACCGTGGGGGCGGTCGCCCTGGACAAGCGGGGCCAGCTGGCCTCCGCGACCTCCACCGGAGGCATGGTCAACCAGCACGAGGGCCGCGTCGGTGACACTCCCATCATCGGCGCAGGTACCTACGCACGTGACGGCGTCGTGGCAGTGTCCTGCACCGGAACCGGCGAAGCGTTCATCGAGGGCGCGGTTGCCCACGAAATCTATGCCCGCATGCACTACGCCGGCACGCCGCTGGCAGATGCCGTCGTCTCCACGATCGAGGCCGAACTGGTGCCCCGCGAGGCCGACGGCGGCATCATTGCCGTGGGCGCCGATGGCAGAATCTGCGTTGCCCACAATTCCCCCGACATGTTTGCCGCGTTTGAAGACAACGGCACACTCACCACCTGGACGTAG
- a CDS encoding MurR/RpiR family transcriptional regulator, producing MALIKAKIHDRMDTMTPAERKVARALLADYPSAGLTSAASLAKNAGTSTPTVLRLVSRLGLDGYPELQARLRDEITIDSRSPVHRAEQQPPEPMINPELGALVLPRRNLIDRIASMVPAAEFDRLVKVLVSQPRAVLISGGYFSSHLAEILAAQLDELIPNVSMTKEPFGRDCGKYLDLKKNSVVIVIDFRRYELESKKVAELARQRGATVVVITDHELSPSTEHADIVLPVPVEGIPFDSFVGLLVLIEAIVEATFKQTRETSMKRMKQWEQTFHIHRSFAEQPHPEEES from the coding sequence ATGGCACTCATCAAGGCAAAGATCCACGATCGCATGGACACCATGACTCCTGCCGAGAGGAAGGTGGCCCGCGCATTGCTGGCCGACTATCCCAGTGCGGGGCTCACCAGCGCAGCAAGCCTGGCCAAGAACGCGGGAACAAGCACCCCGACGGTCCTCCGCCTCGTGAGCCGGTTGGGCTTGGACGGATACCCGGAACTCCAGGCCCGGCTGCGTGACGAGATCACCATCGATTCCCGGTCCCCGGTGCACCGCGCCGAACAGCAACCGCCGGAGCCGATGATCAACCCCGAGCTGGGTGCCTTGGTTCTTCCACGCCGGAACCTGATCGACCGCATCGCATCGATGGTGCCCGCGGCCGAATTCGACCGCCTCGTGAAGGTTCTTGTCTCCCAACCGCGAGCAGTCCTGATATCCGGCGGCTATTTTTCCTCGCACCTCGCAGAAATCCTGGCCGCCCAACTCGACGAGCTCATTCCCAACGTCAGCATGACGAAGGAACCCTTCGGACGCGATTGCGGCAAGTACCTGGATTTGAAGAAGAACTCGGTTGTCATCGTGATCGACTTCCGCCGCTACGAGCTTGAAAGCAAGAAGGTCGCCGAATTGGCAAGGCAACGCGGGGCAACCGTCGTCGTCATCACCGACCACGAGCTTTCACCAAGCACCGAGCACGCAGACATCGTGCTGCCCGTTCCGGTCGAGGGAATCCCCTTTGATTCCTTCGTCGGCCTGCTGGTCCTCATCGAGGCCATCGTCGAGGCAACATTCAAGCAAACCCGAGAAACCAGCATGAAGCGCATGAAGCAGTGGGAACAAACCTTCCACATCCACCGCTCATTCGCCGAACAACCACATCCCGAGGAAGAATCATGA
- a CDS encoding amino acid ABC transporter ATP-binding protein, producing the protein MSSPITKTSSVLPPAPVDVPMVRLENVEKHYGPLHVLQNINLTIKPREVVVIIGPSGSGKSTLCRTINRLETIDSGVISVDGKELPAEGAALARLRAEVGMVFQSFNLFAHKTILENIMLAPTKVRKISRRQSEAEAMKLLERVGISTQAHKYPAELSGGQQQRAAIARALAMNPKVMLFDEPTSALDPEMVNEVLNVMTDLANEGMTMLVVTHEMGFARRAADRVVFMDQGQIVEQNTPVEFFDSPQTERARSFLSSVLTH; encoded by the coding sequence ATGAGCTCACCGATCACCAAGACATCATCGGTCTTGCCCCCGGCACCCGTGGACGTGCCGATGGTCAGGCTTGAAAACGTGGAGAAGCACTACGGACCACTCCACGTCCTGCAAAACATCAACCTCACCATCAAACCGCGCGAAGTGGTCGTCATCATCGGCCCCTCGGGTTCCGGAAAGTCCACACTCTGCCGGACCATCAACCGGCTCGAAACCATCGATTCCGGTGTGATCAGTGTCGATGGCAAGGAATTGCCCGCCGAGGGCGCGGCACTTGCCAGGTTGCGTGCCGAGGTGGGAATGGTCTTCCAGTCGTTCAACCTGTTCGCGCACAAGACGATCCTCGAAAACATCATGCTGGCACCCACCAAGGTCCGCAAGATCTCCCGCCGGCAGTCCGAGGCCGAAGCAATGAAGCTGCTCGAACGGGTGGGAATCAGCACCCAGGCCCACAAATATCCCGCGGAGTTGTCAGGAGGCCAGCAGCAGCGCGCAGCCATCGCCAGGGCACTGGCCATGAATCCCAAGGTGATGCTGTTTGACGAACCAACCTCGGCGCTCGACCCGGAAATGGTCAACGAGGTACTCAACGTCATGACCGACCTGGCCAACGAGGGCATGACGATGCTCGTGGTCACCCACGAAATGGGCTTCGCCCGCAGGGCCGCCGACCGGGTCGTTTTCATGGACCAGGGCCAGATCGTCGAGCAGAACACCCCCGTCGAGTTCTTCGATTCCCCCCAGACGGAACGGGCACGGTCCTTCCTGTCCTCGGTCCTCACACACTAG
- a CDS encoding glutamate ABC transporter substrate-binding protein, translated as MFTSVSRRSIVGIVAASAALALAGCSGGAGLPGDLPGAGADAASAAVLKDAPVASAAQILPGSTMEAIKNRGKLIVATALDAPLVSQQDPLNPENVTGMDAELAKLLATYILGEPKVQWVPSSAETREAMLANGTVDVVMSTYTITTKRAEQISFAGPYFTSGLAVAVKADNTTIGGIDDLAGKNVIVQTGSPGVTQMPEKQPSATLVPFATTPQGVQALVQGRGDAYVQDYVLLSSQAANNKDIKIVGLPFTEEPYGIGIKHDNTQFKDFINTWLKAVQDGGQWNQVWESTLGTVTDSDAPKPPAIGSVPGS; from the coding sequence ATGTTCACATCAGTTTCCCGCCGATCGATTGTCGGTATCGTCGCCGCTTCGGCGGCCCTCGCCCTGGCCGGTTGCTCCGGAGGTGCCGGTCTTCCCGGAGACCTTCCGGGTGCCGGAGCCGATGCAGCTTCGGCGGCAGTGCTCAAGGATGCGCCGGTGGCTTCGGCAGCCCAGATCCTCCCCGGCTCCACCATGGAAGCCATCAAGAACCGAGGCAAGCTCATCGTCGCCACGGCCTTGGACGCCCCTCTGGTCTCCCAACAGGACCCCCTGAATCCGGAGAACGTGACCGGCATGGATGCGGAACTCGCAAAATTGCTGGCCACCTACATCCTGGGGGAACCCAAGGTCCAGTGGGTGCCGTCCTCCGCCGAAACGCGTGAGGCCATGCTGGCCAACGGAACCGTCGACGTCGTCATGTCGACCTACACGATCACCACAAAGCGCGCCGAACAGATCTCGTTTGCCGGCCCCTATTTCACCTCCGGCCTCGCTGTCGCCGTCAAGGCAGACAACACCACCATCGGCGGCATCGACGACCTGGCCGGCAAGAACGTCATCGTCCAGACCGGCTCCCCCGGGGTCACCCAGATGCCGGAGAAGCAGCCTTCGGCAACACTGGTTCCGTTCGCCACCACCCCGCAGGGCGTCCAGGCCCTGGTCCAGGGCAGGGGTGACGCCTACGTCCAGGACTATGTCCTGCTCTCCAGCCAGGCCGCCAACAACAAGGACATCAAGATCGTTGGCCTGCCCTTCACCGAGGAACCGTATGGCATCGGGATCAAGCATGACAACACGCAGTTCAAGGACTTCATCAACACTTGGCTGAAGGCCGTCCAGGACGGCGGGCAATGGAACCAGGTATGGGAATCCACCCTCGGGACGGTCACCGATTCCGATGCACCCAAGCCCCCTGCCATCGGCTCGGTTCCGGGCTCCTGA
- a CDS encoding amino acid ABC transporter permease, with protein MIISQESLQLLLNGLGTTILIALTAGVGSIVVGTLVTAARVSPIPILRRAAFAYAQFFINVPLLALLILAVFALPAAGIILPLVPTVIIVLTVYEAAYVAEALRSGVNTVAKGEVEAARALGLSMVQSLRYVIVPQSFRSVVQPIGNVMIALAMNTALAAVVGVLELTSRVNSVNLVHAQPILFYTSAGLVYMAIALVIGVTTGVVERKVAIVR; from the coding sequence ATGATCATTTCCCAGGAAAGCCTGCAGCTGCTGCTCAACGGGCTCGGCACCACCATCCTGATTGCCCTCACCGCAGGGGTTGGCTCCATCGTGGTGGGCACGCTCGTCACGGCTGCCCGTGTAAGCCCCATCCCCATCCTGCGGCGCGCGGCATTCGCCTACGCGCAATTCTTCATCAATGTGCCGCTGCTGGCCCTGTTGATACTGGCGGTCTTTGCCCTTCCGGCTGCAGGCATCATCCTGCCGCTGGTCCCGACCGTGATCATCGTGCTTACCGTGTACGAGGCCGCCTACGTGGCCGAGGCACTGCGCAGCGGCGTTAACACGGTGGCGAAGGGCGAGGTCGAGGCAGCGAGGGCACTGGGCCTGTCGATGGTTCAGTCCCTGCGCTACGTCATCGTGCCGCAGTCGTTCAGGTCCGTCGTCCAGCCCATCGGAAATGTCATGATCGCGCTCGCCATGAACACGGCCCTTGCCGCCGTGGTCGGCGTCCTGGAACTGACGTCCCGGGTGAACAGCGTCAATCTGGTGCACGCCCAACCCATCCTCTTCTACACCAGTGCAGGGCTCGTCTACATGGCGATTGCACTCGTCATCGGGGTCACCACCGGTGTGGTTGAACGAAAGGTAGCGATAGTCCGATGA
- a CDS encoding amino acid ABC transporter permease, which yields MSFMYDEPGPRGRRNIRIASALSFVALAGLVALALWQFGSHGQLDPAIWAPFTSWPIWQYLLVGLMGTLQVAAIVAVLGSILGVFLALGRNGRNRPVRWLCTAYIEIARTVPVLLLIYLMLFGLPQLGINVPVIWKLTIPLVFSNSAVFAEIFRAGIKSLPKGQSEAALSLGMSGTLTMFLVVLPQAIRNVAPSLLSQFVSLLKDTTLGYIVAFTELLYRGQLLTSYLHDLIPTYIVITLIYLVVSGSLTALASRLQKRPRRKVAPLSGPGMNPVAEQPVVAAR from the coding sequence ATGAGTTTCATGTATGACGAGCCCGGTCCCAGAGGCCGGCGAAACATCAGGATCGCCTCGGCGCTGAGCTTCGTGGCCCTGGCCGGACTCGTGGCCCTTGCCCTGTGGCAATTCGGATCACACGGCCAACTCGACCCAGCCATCTGGGCACCGTTCACCAGCTGGCCCATCTGGCAATACCTGCTGGTGGGCCTGATGGGAACCTTGCAGGTCGCCGCGATCGTGGCGGTGCTTGGATCGATCCTGGGCGTGTTCCTGGCTCTGGGCAGGAACGGCCGGAACCGGCCGGTGCGCTGGCTGTGCACCGCCTACATCGAGATCGCCCGGACGGTTCCCGTCCTGCTGCTGATCTATCTGATGCTGTTCGGCCTTCCCCAGCTGGGAATCAATGTCCCGGTCATCTGGAAGCTCACCATCCCGCTGGTCTTCTCGAACTCGGCGGTATTCGCCGAGATCTTCCGGGCCGGAATCAAGAGCCTGCCCAAGGGCCAGTCCGAAGCGGCGCTCAGCCTCGGCATGAGCGGCACCCTGACGATGTTCCTAGTGGTGCTGCCGCAGGCCATCCGGAATGTCGCCCCGTCGTTGCTCAGCCAGTTCGTCAGCCTGCTCAAGGACACGACCCTGGGCTACATCGTTGCCTTCACGGAACTGCTGTACCGCGGACAACTGCTCACCTCGTACCTGCACGACCTGATTCCGACTTACATCGTCATCACGCTGATCTACCTGGTGGTCAGCGGAAGCCTCACCGCCTTGGCTTCACGGCTCCAGAAGCGCCCCCGGCGCAAGGTCGCCCCGCTGTCGGGCCCGGGCATGAATCCCGTTGCCGAGCAGCCTGTGGTGGCCGCCCGCTGA
- a CDS encoding universal stress protein has translation MENDIALGAPTPINPAPAGSIVVGHDGSASAQLALDMAVGLAGQPKIPVVVARTWTITTAPGPAQWTSG, from the coding sequence ATGGAAAACGATATTGCGTTGGGGGCACCGACTCCGATCAATCCGGCCCCGGCAGGCAGCATCGTGGTTGGCCACGACGGATCGGCCAGCGCCCAGCTTGCCCTGGACATGGCGGTGGGCCTGGCCGGGCAGCCCAAGATTCCGGTGGTGGTGGCACGGACCTGGACGATCACCACCGCACCTGGCCCCGCGCAATGGACGTCCGGGTAG